The Pyrus communis chromosome 2, drPyrComm1.1, whole genome shotgun sequence genome includes a window with the following:
- the LOC137725904 gene encoding beta-amyrin 28-monooxygenase-like, translating to METLYLALSLGTAFLTFIIFAFKGKSDDGKNLPPGSMGWPIVGESIEFLFGKPENFVFKRMRRYSPDIFKTYILGEKTAVICGPSGHKFLFSNEQKYFTAFRPHSMQKMFRSYKAAAPTAAAAPAVAQPSRDEEAKVIRSPGFLKPEALVRYLGKMDSITQEQMKAYWEGKDVVEVYPLAKTLTLSLACRFFLGIDEPERISRLVNNFDDVTVGMHSLIINFPGTTFYKATKAADALRKELRIVIQEKKAAMAAGGPMHDILSHMIVASDPSGKHMPEAEVADKIMGLLTAGYSTVATAMTFFMKYVGERPDIYAKVLAEHKEIADSKKPGAFLEWEDINKMKYSWNVLYEVMRFTPPLQGTFREALTDFTYAGYTIPKGWKVYWTVSTVNMNSEYFPNPEKFDPSRYDDLSVFPAFTFVPFGGGPRMCPGKEYARLAILTFVHNVVKRFKWEVVFPKEKITGDMMPTPEKGLPVRLTRH from the exons ATGGAAACCCTTTACCTTGCTTTATCTTTGGGAACTGCTTTTTTAACCTTTATCATATTTGCATTCAAAGGCAAATCAGATGATGGCAAAAACCTTCCACCAGGGAGCATGGGGTGGCCTATTGTGGGTGAATCAATCGAGTTCCTGTTCGGGAAGCCGGAAAATTTTGTGTTCAAGAGGATGAGGAGGTACTCTCCTGACATCTTCAAGACCTATATTCTTGGGGAAAAAACTGCAGTGATTTGTGGTCCTAGTGGACACAAATTTCTCTTCTCCAATGAACAAAAGTACTTCACAGCTTTTCGACCACATTCGATGCAAAAGATGTTTCGTTCATACAAGGCTGCCGCCCCCACCGCTGCTGCTGCTCCTGCTGTTGCACAACCTTCTCGTGATGAAGAAGCGAAAGTTATAAGATCGCCAGGGTTTTTGAAGCCGGAAGCATTGGTGAGGTACTTGGGGAAAATGGACTCTATCACTCAGGAACAGATGAAGGCCTATTGGGAAGGCAAAGATGTGGTCGAGGTCTACCCTTTGGCCAAGACCCTCACTCTAAGTCTTGCCTGCAGATTCTTCTTGGGTATCGATGAACCGGAGCGAATTTCAAGGCTTGTGAACAATTTTGATGATGTCACCGTTGGGATGCATTCACTTATTATCAACTTCCCAGGAACAACATTCTACAAGGCAACCAAAGCCGCAGACGCGCTGCGAAAGGAGTTGAGGATTGTGATTCAGGAGAAGAAGGCTGCGATGGCGGCAGGAGGTCCCATGCATGATATATTGTCACACATGATTGTGGCTAGTGACCCATCTGGTAAACACATGCCTGAGGCTGAGGTTGCGGATAAGATCATGGGTTTGCTCACAGCAGGATATAGCACTGTGGCTACTGCCATGACTTTCTTCATGAAATACGTTGGAGAGAGGCCAGACATCTATGCCAAGGTTCTAGCTG AGCACAAGGAGATAGCAGACTCAAAGAAGCCAGGAGCCTTCTTGGAATGGGAAGACATCAACAAAATGAAGTATTCATGGAATGTGTTGTATGAAGTGATGAGATTCACGCCGCCACTTCAAGGAACATTTAGAGAGGCCTTGACTGATTTTACCTACGCTGGTTACACCATTCCGAAGGGCTGGAAGGTATACTGGACTGTGAGTACAGTAAACATGAACTCAGAGTACTTCCCCAACCCAGAAAAGTTTGACCCATCAAGATATGATGACCTAAGTGTATTCCCAGCTTTCACATTTGTTCCATTTGGAGGAGGCCCAAGAATGTGCCCTGGGAAAGAGTACGCTCGCCTGGCAATCCTCACTTTCGTtcacaatgtggtcaagagatTCAAATGGGAAGTGGTATTTCCTAAGGAGAAGATCACCGGCGACATGATGCCAACACCGGAAAAAGGACTTCCGGTTCGCCTTACCCGTCACTAG
- the LOC137726674 gene encoding beta-amyrin 28-monooxygenase-like, producing METLYLIFSLGAAFLAFTIFAFKGKSDEGKNLPPGSMGWPIVGESIEFLFGKPENFVFKRMRRYSPDIFKTYILGEKTAVICGPSGHKFLFSNEQKYFTAFRPHSMQKMFRSYKAAAPTAAAAPAVAQPSRDEEAKVIRSPGFLKPEALVRYLGKMDSVTQEQMKAYWEGKDVVEVYPLAKTLTLSLACRFFLGIDDSERIARLVSNFDDVTVGMHSLIINFPGTTFYKATKAADALRKELRIVIQEKKAAMAAGGPMHDILSHMIVASDPSGKHMPEAEVADKIMGLLTAGYSTVATAMTFFMKYVGERPDIYAKVLAEHKQIADSKKPGDFLEWEDINKMKYSWNVLYEVMRFTPPLQGTFREALTDFTYAGYTIPKGWKVYWTVSTVNMNSKYFPNPEKFDPSRYDDLSVFPAFTFVPFGGGPRMCPGKEYARLAILTFVHNVVKRFKWEVVFPKERITGDMMPTPEKGLPVRLTRH from the exons ATGGAGACTTTGTACCTTATATTCTCTTTAGGTGCTGCTTTCTTAGCCTTTACAATCTTTGCATTCAAAGGAAAATCAGATGAGGGCAAAAACCTCCCACCAGGAAGCATGGGGTGGCCTATTGTGGGTGAATCGATCGAGTTCCTGTTCGGGAAGCCAGAAAATTTTGTGTTCAAGAGGATGAGGAGATACTCTCCTGACATCTTCAAGACCTATATTCTTGGGGAGAAAACTGCAGTGATTTGTGGTCCTAGTGGACACAAATTTCTCTTCTCCAATGAACAAAAGTACTTCACAGCTTTTCGACCACATTCGATGCAAAAGATGTTTCGATCATACAAGGCTGCCGCCCCCACCGCTGCTGCTGCTCCTGCTGttgcacaaccttcacgtgatgaAGAAGCGAAAGTTATACGATCGCCAGGGTTTTTGAAGCCGGAAGCACTGGTTAGGTACCTGGGGAAAATGGACTCTGTCACCCAGGAACAGATGAAGGCCTACTGGGAAGGCAAAGATGTGGTCGAGGTCTACCCTTTGGCCAAGACCCTCACTCTAAGTCTTGCCTGCAGATTCTTCCTGGGGATCGATGATTCCGAGCGAATTGCAAGGCTGGTGAGCAACTTTGATGATGTTACTGTTGGTATGCATTCACTTATTATCAACTTCCCCGGAACAACATTCTACAAGGCAACCAAAGCGGCCGATGCGCTGCGAAAGGAGTTGAGGATTGTGATTCAGGAGAAGAAGGCTGCAATGGCCGCAGGAGGGCCCATGCATGATATATTGTCACACATGATCGTGGCTAGTGATCCATCCGGCAAACACATGCCCGAGGCTGAGGTCGCGGACAAGATCATGGGCTTATTGACCGCAGGATATAGCACTGTGGCCACTGCCATGACATTCTTCATGAAATATGTTGGAGAGAGGCCAGACATTTATGCCAAGGTCCTAGCTG AGCACAAGCAGATCGCAGACTCAAAGAAGCCAGGAGACTTTTTGGAATGGGAAGACATCAACAAAATGAAGTACTCATGGAACGTGTTGTATGAAGTGATGAGATTCACGCCGCCACTTCAAGGAACATTTAGAGAGGCCTTGACTGATTTTACCTATGCCGGTTACACCATTCCGAAGGGCTGGAAAGTATATTGGACTGTGAGTACAGTAAACATGAACTCAAAGTACTTCCCCAATCCAGAAAAGTTTGACCCATCAAGATATGATGACCTAAGTGTATTCCCAGCTTTCACCTTTGTTCCATTTGGAGGGGGGCCAAGAATGTGCCCTGGGAAAGAGTACGCTCGCCTAGCGATACTCACTTTCGTtcacaatgtggtcaagaggtTCAAATGGGAAGTGGTATTTCCCAAGGAGAGGATCACCGGCGACATGATGCCAACACCGGAAAAAGGACTTCCGGTTCGCCTTACCCGTCATTAG
- the LOC137726467 gene encoding beta-amyrin 28-monooxygenase-like, producing METLYLIFSLGAAFLAFTIFAFKGKSDDGKNLPPGSMGWPIVGESIEFLFGKPENFVFKRMRRYSPDIFKTYILGEKTAVICGPSGHKFLFSNEQKYFTAFRPHSMQKMFRSYKAAAPTAAAAPAVAQPSRDEEAKVIRSPGFLKPEALVRYLGKMDSVTQEQMKVYWEGKDVVEVYPLAKTLTLSLACRFFLGIDDSERIARLVSNFDDVTVGMHSLIINFPGTTFYKATKAADALRKELRIVIQEKKAAMAAGGPMHDILSHMIVASDPSGKHMPEAEVADKIMGLLTAGYSTVATAMTFFMKYVGERPDIYAKVLAEHKQIADSKKPGDFLEWEDINKMKYSWNVLYEVMRFTPPLQGTFREALTDFTYAGYTIPKGWKVYWTVSTVNMNSKYFPNPEKFDPSRYDDLSVFPAFTFVPFGGGPRMCPGKEYARLAILTFVHNVVKRFKWEVVFPKEKITGDMMPTPEKGLPVRLTRH from the exons ATGGAGACTTTGTACCTTATATTCTCTTTAGGTGCTGCTTTCTTAGCCTTTACAATCTTTGCATTCAAAGGAAAATCAGATGATGGCAAAAACCTCCCACCAGGAAGCATGGGGTGGCCTATTGTGGGTGAATCGATCGAGTTCCTGTTCGGGAAGCCAGAAAATTTTGTGTTCAAGAGGATGAGGAGGTACTCTCCTGACATCTTCAAGACCTATATTCTTGGGGAAAAAACTGCAGTGATTTGTGGTCCTAGTGGACACAAATTTCTCTTCTCCAATGAACAAAAGTACTTCACAGCTTTTCGACCACATTCGATGCAAAAGATGTTTCGATCATACAAGGCTGCCGCCCCCACCGCTGCTGCTGCTCCTGCTGtggcacaaccttcacgtgatgaAGAAGCGAAAGTTATAAGATCGCCAGGGTTTTTGAAGCCGGAAGCACTGGTTAGGTACTTGGGGAAAATGGACTCTGTCACCCAGGAACAGATGAAGGTCTATTGGGAAGGCAAAGATGTGGTCGAGGTCTACCCTTTGGCCAAGACCCTCACTCTAAGTCTTGCCTGCAGATTCTTCCTGGGGATCGATGATTCCGAGCGAATTGCAAGGCTGGTGAGCAACTTTGATGATGTTACTGTTGGTATGCATTCACTTATTATCAACTTCCCCGGAACAACATTCTACAAGGCAACCAAAGCGGCCGATGCGCTGCGAAAGGAGTTGAGGATTGTGATTCAGGAGAAGAAGGCTGCAATGGCCGCAGGAGGTCCCATGCATGATATATTGTCACACATGATCGTGGCTAGTGATCCATCCGGCAAACACATGCCCGAGGCTGAGGTCGCGGACAAGATCATGGGCTTATTGACCGCAGGATATAGCACTGTGGCCACTGCCATGACATTCTTCATGAAATATGTTGGAGAGAGGCCAGACATTTATGCCAAGGTCCTAGCTG AGCACAAGCAGATTGCAGACTCAAAGAAGCCAGGAGACTTTTTGGAATGGGAAGACATCAACAAAATGAAGTACTCATGGAACGTGTTGTATGAAGTGATGAGATTCACGCCGCCACTTCAAGGAACATTTAGAGAGGCCTTGACTGATTTTACCTATGCCGGTTACACCATTCCGAAGGGCTGGAAAGTATATTGGACTGTGAGTACAGTAAACATGAACTCAAAGTACTTCCCCAATCCAGAAAAGTTTGACCCATCAAGATATGATGACCTAAGTGTATTCCCAGCTTTCACATTTGTTCCATTTGGAGGGGGGCCAAGAATGTGCCCTGGGAAAGAGTACGCTCGCCTCGCGATACTCACTTTCGTtcacaatgtggtcaagaggtTCAAATGGGAAGTGGTATTTCCCAAGGAGAAGATCACCGGCGACATGATGCCAACACCGGAAAAAGGACTTCCGGTTCGCCTTACCCGTCATTAG
- the LOC137726652 gene encoding beta-amyrin 28-monooxygenase-like, translating into METLYLIFSLGAAFLAFTIFAFKGKSDDGKNLPPGSMGWPIVGESIEFLFGKPENFVFKRMRRYSPDIFKTYILGEKTAVICGPSGHKFLFSNEQKYFTAFRPHSMQKMFRSYKAAAPTAAAAPAVAQPSRDEEAKVIRSPGFLKPEALVRYLGKMDSVTQEQMKAYWEGKDVVEVYPLAKTLTLSLACRFFLGIDDSERIARLVSNFDDVTVGMHSLIINFPGTTFYKATKAADALRKELRIVIQAKKAAMAAGGPMHDILSHMIVASDPSGKHMPEAEVADKIMGLLTAGYSTVATAMTFFMKYVGERPDIYAKVLAEHKQIADSKKPGDFLEWEDINKMKYSWNVLYEVMRFTPPLQGTFREALTDFTYAGYTIPKGWKVYWTVSTVNMNSEYFPSPEKFDPSRYDDLSAFPAFTFVPFGGGPRMCPGKEYARLAILTFVHNVVKRFKWEVVFPDEKITGDMMPTPEKGLPVRLTRH; encoded by the exons ATGGAGACTTTGTACCTTATATTCTCTTTAGGTGCTGCTTTCTTAGCCTTTACAATCTTTGCATTCAAAGGAAAATCAGATGATGGCAAAAACCTCCCACCAGGAAGCATGGGGTGGCCTATTGTGGGTGAATCGATCGAGTTCCTGTTCGGGAAGCCAGAAAATTTTGTGTTCAAGAGGATGAGGAGGTACTCTCCTGACATCTTCAAGACCTATATTCTTGGGGAAAAAACTGCAGTGATTTGTGGTCCTAGTGGACACAAATTTCTCTTCTCCAATGAACAAAAGTACTTCACAGCTTTTCGACCACATTCGATGCAAAAGATGTTTCGATCATACAAGGCTGCCGCCCCCACCGCTGCTGCTGCTCCTGCTGtggcacaaccttcacgtgatgaAGAAGCGAAAGTTATAAGATCGCCAGGGTTTTTGAAGCCGGAAGCACTGGTTAGGTACTTGGGGAAAATGGACTCTGTCACCCAGGAACAGATGAAGGCCTATTGGGAAGGCAAAGATGTGGTCGAGGTCTACCCTTTGGCCAAGACCCTCACTCTAAGTCTTGCCTGCAGATTCTTCCTGGGGATCGATGATTCCGAGCGAATTGCAAGGCTGGTGAGCAACTTTGATGATGTTACTGTTGGTATGCATTCACTTATTATCAACTTCCCCGGAACAACATTCTACAAGGCAACCAAAGCGGCCGATGCGCTGCGAAAGGAGTTGAGGATTGTGATTCAGGCGAAGAAGGCTGCAATGGCCGCAGGAGGTCCCATGCATGATATATTGTCACACATGATCGTGGCTAGTGATCCATCCGGCAAACACATGCCCGAGGCTGAGGTCGCGGACAAGATCATGGGCTTATTGACCGCAGGATATAGCACTGTGGCCACTGCCATGACATTCTTCATGAAATATGTTGGAGAGAGGCCAGACATTTATGCCAAGGTCCTAGCTG AGCACAAGCAAATTGCAGACTCAAAGAAGCCAGGAGACTTTTTGGAATGGGAAGACATCAACAAAATGAAGTACTCATGGAACGTGTTGTATGAAGTGATGAGATTCACGCCGCCACTCCAAGGAACATTTAGAGAGGCCTTGACTGATTTTACCTACGCCGGTTACACCATTCCGAAGGGCTGGAAAGTATATTGGACTGTGAGTACAGTAAACATGAACTCAGAGTACTTCCCCAGCCCAGAAAAGTTTGACCCATCAAGATATGATGACCTAAGTGCATTCCCAGCTTTCACATTTGTTCCATTTGGAGGGGGGCCAAGAATGTGCCCTGGGAAAGAGTACGCTCGCCTAGCGATACTCACTTTCGTtcacaatgtggtcaagaggtTCAAATGGGAAGTGGTATTTCCTGATGAGAAGATCACCGGCGACATGATGCCAACACCGGAAAAAGGACTTCCGGTTCGCCTTACTCGTCACTAG
- the LOC137726923 gene encoding vacuolar protein sorting-associated protein 2 homolog 2-like — protein sequence MNIFKKKTSPKEALRESKREMSVATRGIEREIASLQLEERKLVAEIKKTAKTGNEAATKILARQLVRLRQQITNLQGSRAQIRGVGTHTQALYASTSISTGMKGATKAMVAMNKQMAPAKQVKVIREFQKNAAQMDMTIEMMSESIDETLDKDEAEEETEELTNQVLDEIGVDIASQLSSAPKGRIASRNTVNVAPRNAENVASRNAENVAPKNAANVVNSSESPDVEDLEKRLASLRRL from the exons ATGAACATCTTCAAGAAGAAGACCTCCCCCAAAg AGGCTCTCAGGGAAAGCAAAAGAGAGATGAGTGTTGCTACAAGAG GTATTGAACGTGAGATCGCATCTCTTCAGTTGGAG GAGAGGAAGTTGGTGGCAGAGATCAAGAAAACGGCTAAAACTGGAAACGAG GCTGCTACAAAAATCCTGGCTCGTCAACTCGTTAGGCTACGCCAACAGATAACTAACTTGCAAGGAAGTCGTGCCCAAATAAGAGGTGTAGGCACCCATACACAG GCATTATACGCAAGCACTTCTATTTCCACAGGCATGAAAGGTGCAACTAAAGCAATGGTAGCAATGAACAAG CAAATGgcacctgcaaaacaagttAAAGTGATTAGAGAATTCCAGAAGAACGCAGCACAAATGGATATGACG ATAGAAATGATGTCAGAGTCTATTGATGAAACCTTGGACAAAGATGAGGCTGAAGAGGAAACAGAGGAGCTCACTAACCAG GTGCTCGATGAGATTGGTGTTGATATTGCATCCCAG TTATCTTCAGCTCCAAAAGGCAGAATTGCATCGAGAAATACTGTAAATGTAGCTCCGAGGAATGCTGAAAATGTGGCTTCAAGGAATGCTGAAAATGTAGCTCCTAAGAATGCTGCAAATGTTGTTAACAG TTCTGAATCGCCCGACGTTGAGGATCTTGAGAAGAGGTTGGCCTCTCTGCGACGTTTGTGA